The Castanea sativa cultivar Marrone di Chiusa Pesio chromosome 11, ASM4071231v1 genome contains a region encoding:
- the LOC142617419 gene encoding annexin-like protein RJ4 encodes MATLIAPEHFSPVEDAEALRKACKGWGSDEKAIINILGHRNAIQRKQIRQAYEELFQEDLIKRLESELSGDFEKAVYRWILDPLDRDAVLANVATKKVETEFPVIIELSCIYSPEELLAVRRAYQSRHKRSLEEDVAAHTTGDLRKFLVGLVTTYRYDGPEINERLAKSEADILHEAIKDKIFNHEEVIRILTTRSKAQLKASFNRYRDEHGTSITKKLLKDESNVLQKALHAAIRCIDDPKKYYEKVLRNAIKRSGTDEDALTRVIVTRAEKDLKDLKELYFERNSEALDQAVSKETAGDYKKFLLTLLGKED; translated from the exons GATGGGGGAGTGATGAGAAAGCAATAATCAATATACTTGGACATAGAAATGCAATTCAAAGGAAGCAAATTAGGCAAGCTTATGAGGAGCTTTTTCAAGAAGATCTCATCAAGCGCCTTGAGTCCGAGCTCTCCGGGGACTTTGAG AAAGCAGTATACAGGTGGATATTGGACCCATTGGATAGAGATGCAGTTTTGGCTAATGTAGCCACTAAAAAAGTTGAGACAGAGTTTCCTGTTATCATTGAACTTTCATGCATCTACTCTCCTGAAGAGCTCTTGGCAGTGAGAAGAGCCTACCAAAGTCGCCACAAACGTTCCTTGGAAGAAGATGTGGCTGCACATACCACGGGGGATTTGCGCAAG TTCTTGGTTGGCCTTGTGACTACTTACCGGTATGATGGCCCTGAGATAAATGAAAGATTAGCAAAATCTGAAGCTGATATTCTTCATGAAGCTATCAAAGACAAAATATTTAATCATGAAGAAGTTATCAGGATCCTGACAACAAGGAGCAAGGCACAACTCAAGGCTTCTTTTAACCGCTATAGAGATGAGCATGGTACTTCCATCACTAAG AAATTGTTGAAAGATGAATCTAATGTGCTTCAAAAGGCGCTGCATGCTGCCATTCGTTGCATTGATGACCCAAAGAAGTACTATGAAAAG GTATTGCGCAATGCAATCAAAAGGTCTGGGACTGATGAGGATGCACTCACTCGTGTGATCGTTACGAgggcagagaaggacttgaaaGACCTCAAGGAGCTTTACTTTGAGAGGAACAGTGAAGCCCTTGATCAGGCAGTGTCCAAGGAAACTGCAGGGGATTACAAGAAGTTCTTGCTCACTCTGTTAGGGAAGGAAGATTAA
- the LOC142614671 gene encoding uncharacterized protein LOC142614671 gives MATQRLLFQKPFLRVRTFTAYTRPSFHAQAYSHSPHSPSSPPKLDSNHDLRTLQTQEEPTSSTPSVSDSFLVEKILFSLKQGNPSSLHNYLFWLNPLVVVEVLCRCRENLQLGQKFVDLIVLNCPNFKHSSQSLSAMVHVLVRSRRLSDAQSLILRMVRKSGVSRGEIVESLVSMCDNLEWSSLVFDLLIRTYVQARKLREGSEAFRVLRSKGFCVSINACNSLLGGLVKVGWVDLAWDVYGEVVTSGIDLNVYTLNIMVNALCKDQKIDNVKIFLLKMEEKGVFPDIVTYNTLINAYCREGLLDEAFEVMNSMPGKGLKPGLVTYNAIINGLCKKGKYARAKEVLDELLCNGLSPDTTTYNTLLVESCRKDNILEAEAIFNEMLHRGVIPDLVSFSSLIGVFMRNGHLDQALVHFRNMKKAGLVPDNVIYTILIDGYCRNGIMSEALKMRDEMLERGCVMDVVTYNTILNGLCREKMLADADQFFNEMVERGVFPDFYTFTTLIHGYCKDGNMNRALNLFETMTQRNLKPDIVTYNTLIDGFCKVGEMEKAKELWVDMSSRGITPNHISYGIVINGFCSMGHVSEAFGFWDEMVEKGIKPSLVTCNTVIKGYCRSGNALKADEFLRKMLSKGVVPDSITYNTLINGYVREENMDKAFVLLNKMEKQGLFPDVITYNVILNGFCRQGRMKEAELILQKMIEKGVNPDRFTYTSLINGHVSQDNLKEAFRFHDEMLQRGFVPDDKF, from the coding sequence ATGGCGACTCAACGGCTGCTTTTCCAAAAACCCTTTCTCAGAGTCAGAACCTTCACAGCCTACACAAGACCTTCATTCCATGCCCAAGCTTATTCTCACAGTCCTCACTCCCCCTCTTCTCCTCCAAAGCTTGACTCCAACCATGACCTTAGAACCCTCCAAACCCAGGAAGAACCAACTTCATCAACTCCTTCTGTATCAGATTCTTTCTTGGTGGAAAAGATTCTTTTCAGCTTAAAGCAAGGTAATCCCAGTTCTTTGCATAACTATCTCTTTTGGTTAAACCCTTTAGTTGTAGTTGAAGTTCTTTGTCGCTGCCGTGAAAATTTGCAACTAGGTCAGAAATTTGTTGACTTAATTGTGTTAAATTGTCCAAACTTTAAACATTCATCACAATCTTTGAGTGCAATGGTTCATGTTTTGGTGCGTAGTCGGAGGCTATCAGATGCACAATCGTTGATTCTTAGAATGGTTAGGAAGAGCGGAGTATCAAGGGGTGAGATTGTGGAGTCTTTGGTTTCAATGTGTGATAATTTGGAGTGGAGTTCATTAGTTTTTGATTTGTTAATTAGGACATACGTGCAAGCTAGGAAGTTAAGAGAAGGGTCTGAGGCATTTCGTGTGTTGAGAAGTAAAGGATTTTGTGTTTCTATCAATGCTTGTAATAGTCTTCTTGGTGGGCTTGTGAAGGTGGGGTGGGTTGATTTGGCATGGGACGTGTATGGGGAAGTTGTTACAAGTGGAATTGATTTGAATGTTTATACACTTAATATTATGGTTAATGCATTGTGTAAAGAccaaaaaattgataatgtgAAGATATTCTTATTGAAAATGGAAGAAAAGGGGGTTTTTCCAGATATTGTAACTTACAATACACTAATCAATGCATATTGTCGTGAAGGGCTATTAGATGAAGCTTTTGAAGTAATGAACTCAATGCCAGGAAAGGGCTTGAAACCAGGCCTTGTCACTTACAATGCTATCATAAATGGTTTATGTAAGAAGGGAAAGTATGCCAGAGCAAAGGAAGTATTGGATGAGTTGTTGTGCAATGGTTTGAGTCCTGATACTACCACTTACAACACACTACTCGTTGAGAGTTGTAGGAAGGATAATATTTTGGAAGCCGAAGcgatttttaatgaaatgttgCATCGTGGTGTTATTCCTGATTTAGTTAGCTTTAGTTCACTTATTGGGGTTTTCATGAGGAATGGGCATCTTGATCAAGCATTAGTGCATTTTAGAAATATGAAGAAAGCTGGCTTGGTTCCGGATAATGTGATTTATACTATTCTTATAGATGGGTATTGTAGAAATGGCATTATGTCAGAGGCTTTGAAGATGCGGGATGAAATGCTAGAGCGGGGTTGTGTTATGGATGTGGTTACATACAACACCATTTTGAATGGGTTGTGCAGGGAGAAGATGCTTGCTGATGCAGATCAGTTCTTCAATGAGATGGTGGAAAGAGGTGTATTTCCTGATTTCTACACTTTCACCACTCTCATTCATGGGTATTGTAAGGATGGGAATATGAATAGAGCACTTAACTTATTTGAGACTATGACTCAAAGGAATCTCAAACCTGACATAGTGACATACAATACATTAATTGATGGATTTTGCAAAGTGGGTGAAATGGAGAAAGCTAAGGAGTTATGGGTTGATATGAGCTCTAGAGGGATTACTCCCAATCACATTTCGTATGGGATTGTCATTAATGGATTTTGTAGCATGGGCCATGTATCTGAGGCATTCGGCTTCTGGGATGAGATGGTTGAAAAAGGTATCAAACCCTCTCTGGTGACTTGCAACACTGTAATAAAGGGCTATTGCCGGTCAGGTAATGCTTTAAAGGCAGATGAGTTCTTGAGAAAAATGTTGTCAAAAGGAGTTGTTCCTGATAGCATTACATATAACACTCTAATTAATGGCTATGTAAGAGAAGAGAATATGGACAAAGCTTTTGTTTTGCTTAACAAGATGGAGAAACAAGGGCTGTTTCCTGATGTTATTACATATAATGTAATTTTGAATGGGTTTTGTCGACAAGGTAGAATGAAAGAGGCAGAACTGATATTGCAGAAGATGATTGAGAAAGGCGTAAACCCTGATAGATTCACATACACCTCATTGATAAATGGACATGTGAGCCAGGACAACCTGAAGGAGGCATTTCGGTTCCACGATGAAATGCTACAAAGAGGATTTGTGCCTGATGATAAATTCTAA
- the LOC142615345 gene encoding annexin D4 gives MAHPDELETLTKAFSGHGIHEQALISILGKWQPEEKKSFRKGNPNLFIEDERNFERWDDHHVRLLKHEFMRFKNAVVLWTMHPWERDARLVKEALKKGPQSYGILIEISCTRSADELLGTRRAYHSLFDHSIEEDVAYHVNGSERKLFVALVSAYRYEGSKVKEDVAKSEAMTLSIAIKEADKRKPIEDDEVIRILSTRSKPHLQAIYKHYNEISGKNIDEELDIDLRLNETVQCLCSPQKYFSKVLDTALTKDTDKNIKKALTRVIVTRADTDMKEIKQEYNNQFGVPLSKKIEDTTNGNYKDFLLTLIARGG, from the exons atgGCTCACCCTGATGAGTTAGAAACTCTAACCAAGGCCTTCTCAG GACATGGAATCCACGAGCAGGCATTAATCTCAATATTGGGAAAATGGCAGCcggaggaaaaaaaatccttccGGAAAGGAAATCCCAACTTGTTCATAGAGGATGAACGTAACTTTGAGCGCTGGGATGATCATCATGTTAGACTTCTCAAGCATGAATTCATGCGTTTTAAG AATGCTGTTGTACTTTGGACCATGCATCCATGGGAAAGGGATGCTCGATTAGTAAAGGAGGCCTTGAAGAAAGGGCCACAATCTTATGGTATCCTCATAGAAATTTCATGCACCAGATCAGCTGATGAACTATTGGGAACAAGGAGAGCCTATCATTCCCTCTTTGACCACTCCATTGAAGAAGATGTTGCTTACCACGTCAATGGCAGTGAACGCAAG CTCTTTGTTGCACTTGTGAGCGCCTATAGGTATGAAGGATCAAAGGTTAAGGAAGATGTAGCAAAGTCTGAGGCTATGACACTTTCTATTGCCATAAAAGAAGCTGATAAGAGGAAGCCCATCGAGGACGATGAGGTGATAAGGATACTATCAACAAGAAGCAAGCCCCATCTCCAAGCAATATATAAACACTACAATGAGATTTCTGGCAAGAACATTGATGAG GAACTTGATATTGATTTGAGGCTAAATGAGACAGTGCAATGTCTATGCAGTCCTCAAAAATATTTCAGCAAG GTCTTGGACACAGCATTGACAAAGGATACTGACAAGAATATCAAAAAAGCACTTACTCGAGTAATTGTAACCCGAGCTGACACAGATATGAAGGAGATCAAACAAGAGTACAATAACCAATTTGGGGTTCCTCTGTCCAAGAAAATTGAAGATACAACCAATGGGAACTATAAGGATTTCTTGCTCACTTTAATTGCAAGAGGTGgctaa
- the LOC142617420 gene encoding annexin-like protein RJ4, with the protein MATIIVPENVSVHEDAENLQKACKGWGTDEKAIINILGHRNAIQRKQIRQAYEELYQEDLIKRLESELSGDFEKAVYRWILDPFDRDAVLANVATKKAETEFPVIIEFSCIYSPEELLAVRRAYQSRYKRSLEEDVAAHTTGDLRKFLVGLVTTYRYDGPEINERLAKFEADILHEAIKDKIFNHDEVIRILTTRSKAQLKSSFNRYRDEHGTSITKKLLKDESNVLQKVLHAVIRCIDDPKKYYEKVLRNAIKRSGTDEDALTRVIVTRAEKDLKDLKKLYYEKNSVTLDHAVSKEIAGDYKKFLLTLLGKED; encoded by the exons ATGGCTACCATCATTGTTCCTGAAAATGTTTCCGTCCATGAAGACGCAGAAAATCTCCAAAAGGCTTGTAAAG GATGGGGGACTGATGAGAAAGCAATAATCAATATACTTGGACATAGAAATGCAATTCAAAGGAAGCAAATTAGGCAAGCTTATGAGGAGCTTTATCAAGAAGATCTCATTAAGCGCCTTGAGTCCGAGCTCTCCGGGGACTTTGAG AAAGCAGTATACAGGTGGATATTGGACCCATTTGATAGAGATGCAGTTTTGGCTAATGTAGCCACTAAAAAAGCTGAGACAGAGTTTCCTGTTATCATTGAGTTTTCATGCATCTACTCTCCTGAAGAGCTCTTAGCAGTGAGAAGAGCCTACCAAAGTCGCTACAAACGTTCCTTGGAAGAAGATGTGGCTGCACATACCACCGGGGATTTGCGCAAG TTCTTGGTTGGCCTAGTGACTACTTACCGGTATGATGGCCCTGAGATAAATGAAAGATTAGCAAAATTTGAAGCTGATATTCTTCATGAAGCTATCAAAGACAAAATATTTAATCATGATGAAGTTATCAGGATCCTGACAACAAGGAGCAAGGCACAACTCAAGTCTTCTTTTAACCGCTATAGAGATGAGCATGGTACGTCCATCACTAAG AAATTGTTGAAAGATGAATCTAACGTGCTCCAAAAGGTGCTGCATGCTGTCATTCGATGCATTGATGACCCAAAGAAGTACTATGAAAAG GTATTGCGCAATGCAATCAAAAGGTCTGGGACTGATGAGGATGCACTCACTCGTGTGATTGTTACGAgggcagagaaggacttgaaaGACCTCAAGAAGCTTTACTATGAGAAAAACAGTGTAACCCTTGATCATGCAGTGTCCAAGGAAATTGCAGGGGATTACAAGAAGTTCTTGCTCACTCTGTTGGGGAAGGAAGATTAA